In one Candidatus Scalindua japonica genomic region, the following are encoded:
- a CDS encoding type I polyketide synthase produces the protein MAFVGSANLLLSPLHYLWLCELGVLSPTGRCHTLGADADGYVPGEGVASLLLKPLQKAIQDNDNIHAVIKGTSVNHGGRAGSPTAPRTKQQTEVFVNAWKAANINPENITYLEAHGTGTEVGDQVEVKALRNAFKQFTKKTGFCCIGSAKAHIGHTEGAAGITGVMKAILSLKNRTIPAMPNFENLNPSIKLDDSPFFINSNRKPQKWEDGDGNPLFVGINSFGVGGAYAHVVLEEFKMNGAEITCNNIDSDKDEIILFSAKTEEQLKNSAKRFKNYIEETIRSDNTNLRDIAYTLQVGREFFQERLAVIVKSKDELVRKLGGFLDNKEGVVGLLRGNSRKNKDLNTHSSAEQESSVITSMQTGQLIEVANLWVNGLRINWQEIYKNDVGQRISLPTYPFAKERCWASSSEVTGETSASEGIARLHPLIDSNVSTLEEQKFRKTLHGNEFYLKDHIVMNYRVLPGIAYLEMVRAAGRIAKGIQVKLIRNIIWASPISVKEKREDVYIGLYPNKDTVGYEVSTNGGGEKVIHSQGGIIYETEDDRQTNSQVGKLEFDIDEIKARCPEIKKKEEIYALFKSKGIRYGPGFICIEEIHGNGREALSRICLPEEVSGGFKDYVLHPSVMDGAFQTAISIAEDVQTLQKDLYLPFALGELNIKRSLTENCYAYVTSVKGNIRGNTGIKKFNISIIDEDGNVLVQMKDFSVRALRRGDGYRSGERSSAFRDSLYFHPAWDMVNLEGTTDKDGTGTILIFDQGEEVFYKKKEKSCGLENAEEVIHVIPGLEYRELSKNVYQINPEVQTDYERLLEDLNQKKLRPIHILHVWNYLQEINALIQRGDFEKCLKRGIYSIFYLSKAIMRFQSNEKIKLLYLFHNSKKVISPQDVAVAGLARSIKLENPVYDYKTVELDRGELDAGVLRIAMKELLSTSNKDQTEIRYEGNRRFVRRVVALDIGKGRSYNGEMQVSLKQNGVYLITGGTGGLGLIFARYLSSRYNARLVLTGRRELSERQCKRIREVEESGGEVLYIQADVCKLSDMERVVTRTKDRFQRIDGVIHSAGVIKDSFILKKDSLSFEEVLSPKVYGLINLDWVTRNENLTFFVMFSSIVSVIGNIGQSDYASGNRFMDSYAGLREVLREAGKRNGISVSINWPLWKEGGMTLNEETERSLLNKSGMRALNTEEGIKAFEMALVTGEHQFVVIDGDKKR, from the coding sequence ATGGCTTTTGTGGGTAGTGCTAACCTGCTTCTGAGCCCCTTACATTACCTTTGGCTTTGTGAGTTGGGAGTACTTTCACCAACAGGCAGGTGTCATACTCTGGGTGCAGATGCAGATGGTTATGTTCCTGGAGAAGGGGTGGCTTCTCTTCTGTTAAAACCCTTACAGAAAGCAATTCAAGATAATGATAATATCCATGCTGTTATTAAGGGGACGTCTGTAAATCATGGAGGTCGTGCAGGAAGCCCTACCGCTCCGCGTACGAAACAACAAACAGAAGTTTTTGTAAATGCCTGGAAAGCTGCAAATATTAACCCTGAAAATATCACATATTTAGAGGCCCATGGTACGGGAACAGAAGTTGGGGACCAGGTCGAGGTTAAGGCATTGAGAAATGCGTTTAAGCAATTTACGAAAAAAACGGGTTTTTGCTGTATTGGATCCGCAAAGGCACATATAGGGCATACGGAGGGAGCTGCTGGGATCACAGGTGTAATGAAGGCGATTCTTTCCTTGAAAAACAGAACTATTCCGGCTATGCCCAATTTTGAGAATCTTAATCCTTCAATTAAGTTAGATGATTCTCCTTTCTTTATTAACAGTAACAGGAAACCACAGAAATGGGAAGATGGGGATGGCAATCCACTTTTCGTCGGCATAAATTCATTTGGTGTGGGAGGCGCTTATGCCCACGTAGTGCTTGAAGAATTTAAAATGAATGGGGCAGAGATCACCTGTAATAACATTGATTCTGATAAAGATGAAATAATACTTTTTTCTGCAAAGACTGAGGAGCAGTTGAAGAATTCTGCAAAACGTTTCAAAAATTATATAGAGGAAACTATTCGTTCTGATAATACCAATTTGCGGGACATTGCATATACATTGCAGGTGGGAAGAGAATTTTTTCAGGAACGGCTGGCAGTTATTGTTAAATCCAAGGATGAACTGGTCCGGAAGTTAGGTGGTTTTTTAGATAACAAAGAAGGAGTTGTCGGCTTATTAAGAGGGAATAGTAGAAAGAATAAAGATCTGAATACACATTCTTCTGCTGAACAGGAAAGCTCTGTTATAACGTCAATGCAGACAGGACAATTAATTGAGGTTGCAAATTTATGGGTTAATGGATTGCGGATCAATTGGCAAGAGATATATAAAAATGATGTTGGTCAGCGTATTTCACTTCCGACTTATCCATTTGCAAAGGAACGATGCTGGGCTTCATCTTCGGAGGTTACGGGAGAGACGTCAGCGAGTGAAGGAATTGCCAGGCTGCATCCTTTAATTGATAGTAATGTGTCAACATTAGAGGAGCAGAAATTTAGAAAAACGTTACATGGTAATGAATTTTATCTTAAAGATCATATTGTGATGAATTACCGTGTTTTGCCGGGGATTGCTTATCTGGAGATGGTCAGGGCTGCGGGAAGAATTGCGAAGGGCATTCAGGTCAAATTGATCAGAAACATTATCTGGGCCAGTCCAATATCAGTGAAAGAGAAGAGGGAAGATGTTTATATAGGGTTGTATCCAAATAAAGATACTGTTGGATATGAAGTCAGTACTAATGGAGGAGGAGAAAAAGTAATACACTCACAGGGAGGTATTATTTATGAGACAGAGGATGACAGACAAACAAATTCTCAGGTTGGTAAATTAGAGTTTGATATTGATGAGATAAAGGCTAGATGCCCTGAAATAAAGAAAAAGGAAGAAATCTATGCATTGTTCAAGTCCAAGGGGATAAGGTATGGGCCAGGCTTTATATGCATAGAAGAGATACATGGTAATGGGAGGGAGGCTCTCTCCAGAATATGTCTGCCGGAGGAAGTTAGTGGGGGTTTTAAAGATTACGTACTACATCCCTCAGTTATGGATGGTGCATTTCAGACAGCAATAAGTATTGCTGAAGATGTGCAGACATTGCAAAAAGATTTATATCTACCGTTTGCCCTGGGTGAGTTAAACATTAAAAGATCATTAACTGAGAACTGTTATGCCTATGTTACTTCAGTAAAGGGGAATATTAGAGGCAACACCGGGATAAAGAAATTTAATATCAGCATTATAGATGAAGATGGTAATGTTTTGGTACAGATGAAGGATTTTTCGGTCAGGGCTTTAAGGCGCGGGGATGGGTATAGATCTGGTGAGAGAAGCAGTGCCTTTCGCGATAGTTTATATTTCCACCCTGCATGGGACATGGTTAACCTGGAAGGGACAACCGATAAGGATGGAACAGGGACAATTCTTATTTTTGATCAGGGTGAGGAGGTTTTTTATAAAAAGAAAGAAAAGAGTTGTGGGTTAGAAAATGCTGAAGAAGTAATCCATGTAATACCAGGGCTTGAGTATAGAGAACTTTCTAAAAACGTATATCAAATAAATCCTGAAGTACAGACAGATTACGAGCGCTTATTGGAAGACTTGAACCAGAAAAAACTACGACCGATTCATATTTTGCATGTATGGAATTATCTGCAGGAAATTAATGCACTGATACAGAGAGGAGATTTTGAGAAGTGCCTTAAAAGGGGTATATATTCAATTTTTTATCTTAGCAAGGCGATAATGAGGTTTCAGTCCAATGAAAAAATAAAACTGCTGTACCTATTCCATAATTCAAAAAAAGTAATTTCGCCTCAAGATGTTGCCGTAGCGGGGCTTGCCAGATCGATAAAATTAGAGAATCCTGTGTATGACTATAAAACTGTTGAATTAGATCGAGGTGAATTAGATGCCGGGGTTTTGCGCATAGCAATGAAGGAACTACTATCAACGAGTAATAAAGACCAGACGGAGATCAGGTATGAGGGGAATAGACGATTTGTCCGGAGGGTAGTTGCGCTGGATATTGGTAAGGGCAGGTCGTATAATGGAGAGATGCAGGTTTCATTAAAGCAGAATGGTGTATATTTAATAACCGGTGGAACTGGAGGCCTTGGCCTGATATTCGCCAGATATTTAAGCAGTAGATATAACGCCAGGCTGGTGTTAACGGGAAGAAGAGAACTGAGTGAAAGGCAGTGTAAAAGAATCAGGGAGGTAGAGGAGTCAGGAGGAGAAGTACTATATATACAAGCGGATGTATGTAAACTTAGTGATATGGAACGAGTGGTTACGAGGACGAAGGACAGATTTCAGAGGATAGATGGTGTAATTCATAGTGCTGGAGTAATAAAGGATAGTTTTATTCTGAAGAAAGACAGTCTTTCGTTTGAAGAGGTTCTTTCGCCTAAGGTTTATGGTTTGATAAATCTCGATTGGGTGACGAGGAATGAGAATTTGACCTTTTTTGTGATGTTTTCTTCAATTGTTTCGGTGATAGGTAATATTGGCCAGAGTGACTATGCGAGTGGGAATCGGTTTATGGATAGTTATGCCGGATTAAGAGAGGTATTGAGGGAGGCCGGGAAGAGAAACGGGATTAGCGTGTCGATAAATTGGCCGTTGTGGAAAGAGGGTGGAATGACACTCAATGAGGAGACAGAAAGGTCTTTACTGAATAAATCAGGGATGAGAGCTTTGAATACAGAGGAGGGGATAAAGGCTTTTGAGATGGCGTTGGTAACCGGTGAGCATCAATTTGTTGTTATAGATGGCGATAAAAAAAGGTAA
- a CDS encoding hydroxymethylglutaryl-CoA synthase family protein, with translation MEVGIEALNAYGGQTYIDVRKLFEFRGLDLQRFDNLMMNKKSVGLPCEDPVTNGVNAAKPIIDSLSEEEKGQIELLITSTESGLDFGKSLSTYLHDQLGLGRKCRLFEIKQACYAGTAALQMAANFVCSKASRGAKAVVVSTDVARAAAKNTYAEPSQGMVAVAMLVSEEPVILELDFGANGYYGYEIMDSCRPEPDLETGDYDLSLLSYLDCLEGSYNAYADKVGGVDFQSTFNYLAFHTPFVGMVKGAHRNMMRKFKRADRDAIDSDFQERMKPSLAYCSEVGNGYSASLFLALCGLIDYGSFHNPKRVGLFSYGSGCCSEFYSGVITERSQEKLNEMKITQALENRYELDMAQYEKILDLNMEWMFGVKDKVVDVSEFSDFYESQIEGKGLLVLKKVKNYHREYCLS, from the coding sequence ATGGAGGTAGGAATAGAAGCATTAAATGCTTATGGAGGACAGACGTACATCGACGTTAGAAAATTATTCGAGTTTCGGGGATTGGATCTGCAAAGATTTGATAATCTGATGATGAATAAGAAGTCAGTTGGTTTGCCGTGTGAAGATCCGGTGACAAATGGTGTGAATGCCGCAAAACCAATAATTGATAGTTTAAGCGAAGAAGAAAAGGGCCAGATCGAATTATTGATTACATCAACAGAGTCTGGTTTAGACTTTGGGAAGTCATTGAGTACCTATCTTCACGATCAGCTTGGTTTGGGAAGAAAATGCAGGTTGTTTGAAATTAAACAAGCCTGTTATGCTGGTACGGCAGCCTTGCAGATGGCTGCTAATTTTGTTTGTTCGAAAGCATCCAGAGGTGCAAAGGCAGTTGTTGTTTCTACTGATGTTGCAAGGGCAGCCGCAAAGAATACCTATGCGGAGCCATCTCAGGGAATGGTAGCTGTCGCTATGTTAGTGAGTGAAGAGCCGGTAATATTAGAACTGGATTTTGGAGCAAATGGGTATTATGGGTACGAAATAATGGATTCCTGCCGACCGGAACCAGACCTTGAAACAGGAGATTATGACTTATCGTTATTATCGTATCTGGATTGTTTAGAAGGGAGTTATAATGCTTATGCAGATAAAGTAGGTGGTGTCGATTTTCAATCGACTTTTAATTATCTGGCATTTCATACTCCATTTGTAGGTATGGTAAAAGGTGCTCACCGCAATATGATGAGAAAATTCAAAAGAGCGGATAGAGATGCAATAGATTCAGATTTCCAGGAACGTATGAAACCCTCCCTGGCTTATTGTTCAGAGGTAGGAAATGGATATTCCGCATCACTATTTCTGGCATTATGCGGCTTAATTGACTATGGAAGTTTTCACAACCCGAAACGAGTAGGACTTTTTTCCTATGGTTCAGGCTGCTGTTCTGAATTTTATAGCGGTGTCATAACAGAAAGATCTCAAGAGAAATTAAATGAAATGAAAATTACACAAGCCCTGGAAAATCGCTACGAGCTGGACATGGCACAATATGAAAAAATTCTGGATTTGAATATGGAGTGGATGTTTGGGGTTAAGGATAAGGTTGTAGATGTTTCTGAATTTTCTGATTTTTATGAAAGTCAGATTGAAGGAAAAGGCTTGCTTGTTTTGAAAAAGGTAAAGAACTATCATCGAGAATATTGTTTAAGTTAA
- a CDS encoding polyketide synthase gives MRNHKRFKPEYNDSDIAIIGMACRFAESQTPDEFWQSLTTGKDLICEIPPDRWDYHSWFDPSPQTPGKTYSKWGSFIKDIDKFDPSFFNMSPLEAELMDPQLRLLLSVLYETVEDAGYARNIWGTKTGMFVGAWTHEYRDQIIKSIKGNNLYKELGNHASMLANRPSYFFDLRGPSLSVDTACSSSLVALHLACKSLHHGECDMAFVGSANLLLSPLHYLWLCELGVLSPTGRCHIWLVNHYIMANVIWLLWVVLTCF, from the coding sequence ATGCGGAATCACAAGAGATTTAAGCCCGAATATAATGACTCGGATATTGCTATTATAGGGATGGCTTGCAGATTTGCTGAATCTCAAACTCCAGATGAATTCTGGCAGAGTTTAACGACTGGGAAAGATTTAATTTGTGAAATACCACCAGACCGATGGGATTATCATTCCTGGTTTGACCCATCCCCACAAACCCCTGGAAAAACCTATTCTAAATGGGGAAGTTTTATAAAAGATATAGATAAATTCGACCCTTCATTTTTTAATATGTCACCTCTTGAAGCTGAATTGATGGACCCTCAACTGAGATTGCTCCTTTCAGTTTTATATGAAACAGTAGAAGATGCTGGTTATGCCCGGAATATCTGGGGTACTAAAACAGGCATGTTTGTGGGCGCCTGGACCCATGAATACCGAGATCAAATTATCAAGTCGATCAAGGGGAATAATTTATATAAAGAACTGGGGAACCACGCGTCAATGCTTGCTAACAGGCCATCTTATTTTTTTGATCTGAGAGGCCCCAGCCTCTCTGTTGATACCGCCTGTTCTTCATCACTGGTAGCATTGCACCTGGCTTGTAAATCATTACATCATGGCGAATGTGATATGGCTTTTGTGGGTAGTGCTAACCTGCTTCTGAGCCCCTTACATTACCTTTGGCTTTGTGAGTTGGGAGTACTTTCACCAACAGGCAGGTGTCATATCTGGCTTGTAAATCATTACATCATGGCGAATGTGATATGGCTTTTGTGGGTAGTGCTAACCTGCTTCTGA
- a CDS encoding MMPL family transporter encodes MKAIMTSIIRHPFICIAILVAMTTLASIPIPRLIIDPSGEGMMISGDPDKEYYENTKEIFGDDILITVSIASDNIFQEQILQSIENISDNISNITLDINENNVEVVTRVISLSTVTNIIERDGYLDTSKLIEYIPSELSELEEVKKNALQNETFLNDIISRDGKTAAVNAYIQAGPQGYITYNHEITTRIQDIIDIESERLQELGIDAEIFQIGIPFIKVNITKFLKGDISKLLPICLFVSLIIFWFSFRSIIAVIVPVITGIISIIWTLGFMAFMGYPINVVSNIIPLLLIVVGCTEDIHMLSEYSYQLKSGNEKSKAIINMAMKCGLAIFLTSLTTILGFTALTINKITMLKDFGICTTVGLTCNFVVTILFIPSFLQWTKVPKSFIEKQRKGRSLSLEPLARSLCRVAISKRIYMIIGTIVVMILAVIGTLKVKTDADYVNFFKKESEIRVRLDKLHSQIAGGKSFLIVIDTGQEDGIKNPKIMNAIANLQDFLNQRFDKTISVADYIKIMHREMNEGSKEYFKIPDSKDLISQYLLMIGGDDLERVLESTYSQACIVVRHNVTGSWEVNKHLTAIEEMSRKLFPKYVQVKMTGTNILDNKAADYMSEGQAISLGMAVVFVFIIISFVFLSPIVGLLALIPNMIPILLNFGIMGWFGIPLNPSTSIIAVIALGIAIDDTIHLMVRFHKDLKSTNDQKKAMMHTIRNEILPVMSTSIALALGFSIMISSNFVPSIFFGLLTAIVMLIALVSDLFVTPALLLSTQLVSSWDILKIKINEELTRVSPLLQGLKPFEIKKVALLGVITEYKNNEYIIRKGEHSKEMYLILDGNIEVTIRDKDKLIKSLQRGDIFGEMAYATGEARTADVIAKGPVEVLKINDKSLNNVKLRYPKIAARIFYNISRILSQRLKDTTKEWAVK; translated from the coding sequence ATGAAAGCAATAATGACATCAATTATCAGACACCCATTTATCTGTATAGCCATTCTGGTTGCGATGACAACACTGGCTTCCATACCGATACCCCGACTTATCATAGATCCTTCTGGTGAAGGCATGATGATTTCTGGAGATCCAGACAAGGAGTATTATGAAAACACAAAAGAAATATTTGGTGATGACATCCTCATTACTGTCTCCATAGCCAGTGACAATATCTTTCAGGAACAAATCCTCCAGAGTATCGAAAATATCTCAGACAATATAAGCAATATAACACTGGATATAAATGAAAATAACGTTGAAGTTGTAACGCGAGTCATCAGCTTGAGCACGGTAACAAATATTATTGAAAGAGATGGCTATTTAGATACAAGCAAGCTGATTGAATATATACCGTCAGAACTCAGTGAATTAGAAGAAGTTAAAAAAAACGCGCTACAAAATGAAACCTTCCTGAATGATATTATTTCAAGAGATGGTAAAACGGCTGCAGTTAATGCTTATATTCAAGCCGGTCCTCAAGGATATATCACTTACAATCACGAAATTACAACCAGAATTCAGGATATTATTGACATTGAAAGTGAACGGTTACAAGAGCTTGGTATTGATGCTGAAATTTTCCAGATTGGTATCCCATTTATAAAAGTCAATATTACCAAATTTCTGAAAGGAGATATCAGTAAGCTACTCCCTATCTGCCTGTTTGTTTCTCTTATTATTTTCTGGTTCTCCTTCCGTTCGATAATCGCCGTGATAGTACCTGTAATTACCGGTATTATCAGCATAATATGGACACTTGGTTTTATGGCTTTTATGGGATATCCAATCAATGTGGTATCTAATATTATTCCTCTCTTACTTATCGTTGTCGGGTGTACTGAAGATATTCATATGCTTTCAGAATATTCTTATCAATTGAAGTCGGGTAATGAAAAATCTAAAGCAATTATCAACATGGCCATGAAATGCGGTCTAGCTATATTTCTCACTTCCTTAACAACTATTTTAGGTTTCACGGCATTAACCATAAATAAAATCACCATGTTGAAAGATTTTGGTATTTGTACAACCGTTGGATTAACATGTAACTTCGTGGTAACAATTCTGTTTATACCGAGTTTTCTGCAGTGGACAAAGGTTCCGAAAAGTTTTATAGAAAAGCAGAGAAAAGGACGATCTCTTTCGTTGGAACCCTTAGCAAGGTCCTTATGTCGTGTAGCAATCAGCAAGAGAATCTACATGATAATAGGCACTATCGTAGTAATGATACTGGCTGTTATCGGGACGTTGAAAGTTAAAACGGATGCTGATTACGTGAATTTCTTCAAAAAAGAATCAGAAATCCGAGTGAGATTGGACAAACTGCATTCCCAGATTGCCGGAGGGAAAAGCTTCTTGATTGTTATCGATACCGGACAGGAAGATGGAATTAAAAATCCGAAAATAATGAATGCTATTGCAAATCTCCAGGATTTCCTGAATCAGAGATTCGATAAGACAATATCAGTAGCTGATTATATCAAAATTATGCATCGCGAAATGAATGAAGGAAGCAAGGAGTATTTCAAGATCCCTGATTCAAAAGATTTAATTTCTCAATATCTATTAATGATAGGAGGTGATGATCTTGAACGGGTACTCGAATCAACGTATTCACAGGCCTGTATCGTTGTCAGGCATAATGTTACGGGATCGTGGGAAGTGAACAAACATCTGACCGCAATAGAGGAAATGAGCAGAAAACTTTTCCCAAAATACGTTCAGGTGAAAATGACCGGAACTAATATCCTTGACAATAAAGCAGCAGACTACATGTCTGAAGGTCAGGCAATAAGCCTGGGGATGGCAGTAGTTTTTGTTTTTATAATCATTTCTTTTGTCTTTTTATCACCGATAGTAGGATTACTGGCGTTGATACCAAATATGATTCCCATCCTTTTGAACTTTGGCATCATGGGCTGGTTTGGTATTCCATTGAATCCTTCAACTTCTATCATAGCCGTGATAGCACTTGGTATTGCTATTGATGACACCATACATCTGATGGTTCGTTTTCATAAAGATCTGAAGAGTACAAATGACCAGAAAAAAGCGATGATGCACACAATCAGAAACGAAATACTTCCTGTTATGTCTACCTCAATTGCTTTAGCTCTAGGATTCAGTATTATGATTTCATCAAATTTTGTTCCTTCAATCTTTTTTGGCTTATTAACTGCAATAGTGATGTTGATAGCCCTTGTAAGCGATCTTTTTGTGACTCCTGCTCTATTACTCTCTACTCAACTTGTTTCATCCTGGGATATACTGAAAATCAAGATCAATGAGGAGTTGACGAGAGTGAGCCCTTTACTCCAGGGGCTGAAACCATTTGAAATAAAAAAAGTAGCGCTACTTGGTGTAATAACTGAATATAAAAACAATGAATATATTATCAGGAAAGGAGAACACAGTAAAGAGATGTATTTGATCCTTGATGGAAATATTGAAGTAACTATCCGGGACAAAGATAAATTAATAAAAAGCCTTCAGAGAGGAGATATCTTTGGTGAAATGGCATATGCAACAGGAGAGGCGAGAACTGCCGATGTAATTGCCAAAGGGCCTGTTGAAGTCCTTAAAATTAATGACAAGAGCTTGAATAATGTTAAATTAAGATACCCAAAAATAGCTGCCAGGATTTTCTATAATATATCTCGTATTTTAAGTCAACGGCTTAAAGACACAACAAAGGAATGGGCAGTAAAGTAA
- a CDS encoding beta-ketoacyl synthase N-terminal-like domain-containing protein — protein MNEGTSGESGDETSLNNLDEKSDDRKFQSEQLIIKAENYLKKILASEIKLPENKIDSHEDFENYGINSTMVMTLNSILEGDFGLLSKTLFFEYGTIHELASYFVANHCEKLCKILTINERGLKTALNVPQDIDTGIDSLEKNRFIQKYVPELSSDVRQPFIFKEDDIAIIGVSGKYPMSKDLHEFWENLESGRNCITEIPEERWDYNAYFDSKKGKKGKSYNKWGGFIQDVDKFDPLFFRITPRDAKLMDPQQRLFLEVVWSTIEDAGYDSDRISHSMENSGFGDVGVFVGVMSADYQHFGIEENLKGNALATNTSYWDIANRVSYFFNFHGPSISIDTACSSSLTAIHMACESIKRGECRVAVAGGVNLSIHPRKYIGLSQFRFMSSDGRCRSFGEGGDGYVPGEGVGAIVLKPLSDAIADSDNIYAVIKGTSVNHGGKTNGYTVPNPNAHSMLINRTLEKANINPETLSYVEAHGTGTSLGDPIEITGLSKAFRRYTQNKQFCPIGSVKSNIGHLEAAAGIAALTKVLLQMKYKKLVPSIHSEMLNPNIHFDDSPFFVQRELCDWNKPVINENGKMNEYPRRAGVSSFGAGGANAHMIIEEYDGGFLPGKVSYSDDKSSEIIILSAKDEERLEEYVKVLKNYLIRVFKLNDEGDGHVLAEEYILKNIAYTLQIGRKAFEYRLAIIVKTREELLIKLNEFLNKKADIKDLFTGSVESAENSMTAKVQTAEEQELVKYLFNNKKASSIASSWVGGSEINWEGLYKDRDCKRVSLPTYPFARESYWMHADFAANPLTSLSGKDEVSSVLRR, from the coding sequence ATGAATGAAGGAACATCTGGTGAGTCGGGAGATGAAACCAGTTTAAACAATCTTGATGAAAAGAGTGATGATAGAAAATTTCAAAGTGAGCAATTAATTATAAAGGCTGAAAATTATTTAAAGAAGATTCTTGCGAGTGAGATAAAATTGCCTGAAAACAAAATTGATTCACATGAAGATTTTGAAAATTATGGAATTAATTCGACGATGGTGATGACGTTAAACAGTATTTTAGAGGGTGATTTTGGATTGTTATCAAAGACGTTATTTTTTGAGTATGGTACAATTCACGAATTGGCGAGTTACTTTGTTGCTAATCACTGTGAAAAGTTATGTAAAATTCTAACGATAAATGAGAGAGGATTAAAGACTGCGCTGAATGTTCCGCAAGATATTGATACTGGTATTGATTCATTAGAAAAAAATCGTTTCATACAAAAATATGTACCAGAATTGTCTTCAGACGTACGTCAGCCTTTTATATTCAAAGAAGATGATATTGCAATAATAGGAGTGAGCGGCAAATATCCAATGTCGAAAGATTTACATGAGTTTTGGGAAAATCTGGAATCGGGAAGGAATTGTATTACTGAGATACCGGAAGAACGATGGGATTATAATGCATATTTTGATTCTAAAAAGGGTAAGAAGGGAAAGAGTTATAATAAGTGGGGAGGCTTTATCCAGGACGTTGATAAATTTGATCCGCTGTTTTTTAGAATTACTCCTAGAGACGCTAAGCTCATGGACCCTCAACAGCGATTATTTCTTGAGGTGGTATGGTCAACAATTGAAGATGCCGGGTATGATAGTGATAGGATAAGCCATTCGATGGAGAATAGTGGGTTTGGAGACGTTGGGGTGTTTGTTGGTGTGATGTCTGCTGATTATCAACATTTTGGTATAGAAGAGAATTTAAAAGGCAATGCATTGGCAACAAATACTTCTTACTGGGATATCGCTAACAGGGTTTCTTATTTTTTCAATTTTCATGGCCCAAGTATTTCGATTGATACTGCCTGTTCTTCTTCACTTACGGCAATTCATATGGCATGTGAGAGCATAAAAAGGGGTGAATGCAGGGTCGCAGTAGCGGGAGGAGTGAATTTGTCAATTCATCCCCGTAAATATATCGGGTTGAGCCAATTCAGGTTTATGTCGAGTGATGGGAGATGCCGAAGCTTTGGTGAGGGAGGGGATGGGTATGTTCCCGGAGAAGGTGTGGGTGCAATAGTATTAAAACCCTTAAGTGATGCTATTGCAGACAGTGACAATATATATGCTGTTATTAAAGGAACATCAGTTAATCATGGCGGAAAGACGAATGGGTACACTGTCCCGAACCCTAATGCCCATTCAATGTTGATAAATAGAACGCTTGAGAAGGCGAATATTAATCCAGAAACATTGAGCTACGTTGAAGCACATGGTACAGGAACGTCTTTAGGTGATCCCATAGAGATTACCGGGTTAAGTAAGGCGTTTAGAAGATATACGCAAAATAAACAGTTTTGTCCTATAGGGTCGGTTAAATCAAATATTGGACATTTAGAGGCTGCTGCAGGTATTGCAGCACTCACAAAAGTGTTATTACAGATGAAGTATAAGAAGTTAGTTCCCTCGATACATTCGGAAATGTTAAATCCAAATATTCATTTTGATGATTCACCCTTTTTTGTCCAGAGAGAGCTCTGCGATTGGAATAAACCAGTGATTAATGAAAACGGGAAGATGAATGAATATCCGAGGAGGGCTGGAGTCAGTTCATTTGGGGCAGGTGGAGCAAATGCACATATGATAATCGAAGAATATGATGGGGGTTTTCTTCCGGGAAAAGTATCTTATTCCGATGATAAGTCATCGGAAATTATTATTCTTTCAGCTAAAGATGAGGAGAGATTAGAAGAATATGTTAAGGTGTTGAAGAATTATTTAATTAGGGTTTTCAAATTAAATGATGAAGGAGATGGACATGTACTTGCAGAAGAATATATACTTAAGAATATTGCTTACACACTTCAGATCGGGAGAAAGGCCTTTGAATATCGCCTGGCGATAATTGTAAAAACCAGAGAAGAGTTATTAATAAAATTAAATGAATTTCTTAACAAAAAGGCTGACATTAAAGATCTATTTACCGGAAGTGTTGAATCTGCTGAAAATAGCATGACAGCAAAAGTGCAAACTGCAGAAGAACAAGAATTAGTTAAATATTTATTTAATAATAAAAAGGCTTCCAGCATTGCTTCCTCCTGGGTAGGTGGATCTGAAATCAATTGGGAGGGATTGTATAAAGATCGTGATTGTAAACGGGTCTCTCTTCCTACGTATCCATTTGCCCGTGAGAGCTATTGGATGCATGCTGATTTTGCTGCAAATCCTTTAACATCATTATCAGGCAAAGATGAGGTGTCTTCAGTATTAAGAAGGTAG